Proteins encoded together in one Camelina sativa cultivar DH55 chromosome 9, Cs, whole genome shotgun sequence window:
- the LOC104710022 gene encoding E3 ubiquitin-protein ligase RHA2B-like: MGLQGQLSDVSSDSIPLMLVALLATFFRHVRSLLLLPSSAPVVVTSGLSNISALADQLNLNRLFSYRYRYADNASSDCIVCLSTLKTGEEVRKLDCRHVFHKQCLEGWLQHLNFNCPLCRSPLLLPRPCRGSDDAAISPFHLGSTTTTTTSSSSHM, from the coding sequence ATGGGACTACAAGGTCAGCTCTCCGACGTATCCTCCGATTCGATCCCTCTGATGCTGGTCGCTCTCCTCGCCACTTTCTTCAGGCACGTCCgctctcttctcctcctccctTCTTCCGCCCCCGTTGTTGTTACCTCTGGACTCTCAAACATCAGCGCCCTCGCCGACCAGCTCAACCTTAACCGCCTCTTCTCCTACCGCTACCGCTACGCCGATAACGCATCCTCCGACTGTATCGTGTGCCTTTCCACACTCAAGACCGGAGAAGAAGTGAGGAAGCTCGATTGCAGACACGTCTTCCATAAGCAGTGTTTGGAAGGCTGGCTCCAACATCTCAACTTCAATTGCCCGCTCTGCAGATCTCCGTTGCTGCTACCTCGTCCATGTCGTGGAAGTGATGATGCGGCGATCTCACCCTTCCATCTTGGCTCAACCACCACCACTACTACTTCATCATCGTCTCATATGTGA